From a region of the Corallococcus coralloides DSM 2259 genome:
- a CDS encoding OpgC family protein: MKRRPEFDSLRGVLLVLMTLTHLPTRLSVLGNQPFGFVSAAEGFVFLSAFLVGVVHAKKAGTAAMFKSLWSRALKVYGYHVALLVFAFTIIATLGVAARRPAIHNLIGFFHQDPFTALWSSLFLLYCPPLLDILPLYVVLLLITPAVLLGARKEGWSRVLGLSALIWVWAQVGLKRALYDLLVAIPVLPWPPLSIDLSGAFNLFAWQFLWVLGVWMGVARATAPEQREPVSRRLLTGATVVSLGFFVVRHLDVDLGAAGVLFDKWSLAPLRLVNFLAVALLASWLAPRLFRWLRPKVLEALGQASLPVFAVHVVLCLLSLSLLDENEDPLDYWDEVAVLVATFCSMYFVALRQRIAGRSMGPPSTS, translated from the coding sequence ATGAAACGCCGCCCTGAGTTCGACAGCCTGCGCGGAGTGCTGCTCGTCCTGATGACGCTGACGCACCTGCCCACCCGGCTGAGTGTCCTTGGCAATCAGCCGTTCGGCTTCGTCTCCGCCGCCGAGGGCTTCGTGTTCCTCTCCGCGTTCCTCGTGGGCGTGGTGCACGCGAAGAAGGCGGGCACGGCCGCGATGTTCAAGAGCCTCTGGAGCCGCGCCCTCAAGGTGTACGGCTACCACGTCGCCCTGCTCGTCTTCGCGTTCACCATCATCGCCACGCTGGGCGTCGCCGCGCGCAGGCCCGCCATCCACAACCTGATTGGCTTCTTCCATCAGGACCCGTTCACCGCGCTGTGGAGCAGCCTGTTCCTCCTCTACTGTCCCCCGCTGCTCGACATCCTTCCGCTCTATGTCGTGCTGCTGTTGATCACCCCCGCCGTGCTGCTCGGTGCGCGCAAGGAGGGCTGGTCCCGGGTGCTGGGGCTGAGCGCCCTCATCTGGGTCTGGGCGCAGGTGGGCCTCAAGCGCGCCCTGTATGATCTGCTCGTCGCCATCCCCGTGCTGCCGTGGCCGCCGTTGAGCATCGACCTGTCGGGCGCGTTCAACCTGTTCGCGTGGCAGTTCCTCTGGGTGCTCGGGGTGTGGATGGGCGTGGCCCGTGCCACCGCGCCAGAGCAGCGCGAGCCCGTGTCCCGCCGGCTCCTCACGGGCGCCACCGTCGTCAGCCTGGGGTTCTTCGTCGTGCGACACCTCGATGTGGACCTGGGCGCCGCGGGGGTGCTGTTCGACAAGTGGTCGCTCGCGCCGCTGAGGCTCGTGAACTTCCTGGCCGTGGCCCTGCTGGCGAGCTGGCTCGCGCCCCGCCTGTTCCGATGGCTGCGTCCCAAGGTGCTGGAGGCGCTGGGACAGGCGTCGCTGCCCGTGTTCGCCGTGCACGTGGTGCTGTGCCTGCTCAGCCTGTCGCTGCTGGACGAGAACGAGGACCCGCT
- a CDS encoding AHH domain-containing protein encodes MAVIAWMLLVGTGCAASRNVRLDTGRGPTRVHTPQRDLRLVELDEDAFAATVAGLARTAPVSTHSMEAARQLLAASFPSRPYAHVRGHLGLVSVQEPGRGHLRLGEAPEVELAAAYGRWCKRKALTADCLHLLERGSTLDEDGKRTLAFSLALDSVWDETEDALRGMTDREAVLSMIVTTSALYLGLWLLPEPVSKGVAATMTAVLIAYLGIDTVWSLIHGWMRLADAVAEATTFDELRDAGVQYGEVMGQNAARAFVMLATAALGSTAETLAAKVPTLPGSAQASLVGVAEGGFQLGAVAQVESVAVSVTGDILITLAPGAVATGGPVEVPGPKHHIASDKFSTSTANGGPWTPRYEEIFERAGMSLNDPENQVHVPGHQGPHPREYHVRVYNELNLATSNCTTLAQCRDSLTRMLRSLAKELVREGSPLNKLVTRRE; translated from the coding sequence ATGGCCGTCATCGCGTGGATGCTGCTCGTGGGGACCGGCTGTGCGGCGTCCCGAAACGTGCGGCTCGATACGGGCCGAGGACCCACCCGTGTCCACACGCCGCAACGGGACCTCCGGCTCGTGGAGCTGGACGAAGACGCCTTCGCGGCCACGGTCGCGGGGCTCGCACGCACCGCGCCTGTCTCCACGCACTCCATGGAGGCGGCCCGCCAGCTGCTGGCAGCCTCGTTTCCTTCACGCCCCTACGCCCACGTGCGTGGGCACCTGGGGCTCGTCTCCGTGCAGGAGCCTGGGCGTGGACACCTCCGGCTCGGTGAGGCTCCAGAGGTGGAACTGGCGGCGGCCTATGGCCGATGGTGCAAGCGCAAGGCGCTCACAGCCGATTGTCTCCACCTGCTGGAGCGCGGGTCCACGCTGGACGAGGACGGCAAGCGCACGCTGGCCTTCTCCCTCGCGTTGGACTCGGTGTGGGACGAGACGGAGGACGCGCTGCGGGGCATGACGGACCGCGAGGCCGTGCTCTCCATGATCGTCACGACGAGTGCCCTGTATCTGGGCCTGTGGCTGCTGCCGGAGCCGGTGTCCAAGGGCGTCGCGGCGACGATGACGGCGGTGCTCATCGCCTACCTGGGCATCGACACCGTGTGGAGCCTCATCCACGGATGGATGCGGCTCGCGGATGCAGTGGCGGAGGCCACGACCTTCGATGAGCTCCGGGACGCGGGAGTGCAGTACGGCGAGGTGATGGGCCAGAACGCCGCGCGGGCCTTCGTGATGCTGGCCACGGCGGCGCTGGGCAGTACGGCGGAGACGCTGGCCGCGAAGGTGCCCACGCTGCCCGGTTCGGCGCAGGCGTCACTCGTGGGCGTGGCGGAGGGTGGATTCCAACTGGGCGCGGTCGCGCAGGTGGAGTCCGTCGCCGTGTCCGTGACGGGTGACATCCTGATCACCCTGGCACCGGGAGCGGTGGCGACCGGCGGGCCCGTGGAGGTGCCGGGGCCGAAGCACCACATCGCTTCCGACAAGTTCAGCACGTCCACCGCGAATGGAGGTCCGTGGACGCCGCGCTATGAAGAAATCTTCGAGCGAGCAGGCATGTCGCTGAACGATCCGGAGAATCAGGTTCATGTTCCCGGTCATCAGGGACCGCATCCCCGCGAGTATCATGTCAGGGTCTACAATGAGCTCAACCTGGCGACTTCGAACTGCACGACCCTCGCGCAGTGTCGGGACTCGCTGACGCGGATGTTGCGAAGCCTGGCGAAAGAACTTGTCCGGGAGGGGAGCCCCCTCAACAAACTGGTGACCCGTAGGGAATGA
- a CDS encoding imm11 family protein: MPQRYFDLTDDVYLEGRWELGHPQDTQGVKLVNPWQFRTGKPSSWTERVRIPVKIPGTAMDYSHAAFGIPVVTSRVATLFERLAPNDVQLFPVDIQGQPDDFFILNAIRRVNCIDDEASEEARYWTSEDGWAEKVGMYRSVWGMRIDATRLGSARVFRPLHWEVALVIPEDIKLALEAIGATGVRFQDVSPLR, translated from the coding sequence GTGCCGCAGCGCTACTTCGACCTCACCGATGACGTGTATCTGGAGGGACGTTGGGAGCTGGGGCATCCACAGGACACGCAAGGAGTGAAGCTCGTCAATCCATGGCAGTTCCGGACGGGCAAGCCGAGCTCCTGGACTGAGCGGGTGCGCATCCCGGTCAAGATTCCTGGGACAGCCATGGACTACTCCCACGCGGCGTTCGGCATCCCGGTGGTCACCTCGCGGGTGGCCACCCTCTTCGAACGGCTGGCTCCGAACGACGTTCAGCTGTTCCCCGTGGACATCCAGGGACAGCCCGACGACTTCTTCATCCTGAATGCCATCCGTCGCGTGAACTGTATCGATGATGAAGCCTCGGAAGAGGCGCGTTACTGGACCTCCGAGGACGGGTGGGCGGAGAAGGTCGGAATGTACCGGTCCGTCTGGGGCATGCGCATCGACGCCACACGGCTCGGCAGCGCGAGGGTCTTCCGGCCGCTGCACTGGGAAGTGGCCCTCGTCATTCCCGAGGACATCAAGCTCGCGCTGGAAGCCATTGGCGCCACGGGTGTGCGGTTTCAGGACGTGTCCCCGCTCCGCTGA
- the rnk gene encoding nucleoside diphosphate kinase regulator has protein sequence MTHDHPLIVTDTDLQRLERVVEQYGNARNAELVEQLESELARAVVTSSASIPPDVVTMNSTVVYEDGEAGETREVTLVYPKDANSDAGRISILAPVGSALLGLSVGQTVEWPLPHGRTRRLRIVAVPYQPEAAGHFHL, from the coding sequence ATGACCCACGACCACCCCCTCATCGTCACCGACACCGACCTCCAGCGCCTGGAGCGCGTCGTCGAACAGTACGGCAACGCCCGCAACGCCGAGCTCGTGGAGCAGCTGGAGTCCGAGCTCGCCCGCGCCGTCGTCACGTCCTCCGCCTCCATTCCCCCCGACGTCGTCACCATGAACAGCACCGTCGTCTATGAAGACGGGGAGGCCGGCGAGACGCGCGAAGTCACGCTCGTCTATCCCAAGGACGCCAACAGCGACGCCGGCCGCATCTCCATCCTCGCCCCCGTGGGCAGCGCCCTCCTGGGCCTGTCCGTGGGCCAGACCGTGGAGTGGCCCCTCCCCCATGGCCGCACCCGCCGCCTGCGCATCGTCGCCGTGCCCTACCAGCCGGAGGCCGCGGGCCACTTCCACCTGTAG
- a CDS encoding OmpA family protein, producing the protein MFARRHHLGLGGLVVLCAFSAQAQSSIPGIELERLQLNPAMRDSLVLSTGDLLPAGQYRIGLTAHYENRPLVLVENDERQADIISSRVTAHVSAAYSLTNWLELGAQVPIVAQWSPETTANGVSRPTTSALGTPWVQARVGFLSESRGGPMDLGLHLSAALPLGNKAALTRDEGFTFSPRVGAGKQLGGTFRVGADVGALVRTKTYALTPQTQPYLDEMGVELNGGVNLSAALWGLREEVIVRGTVPTQDSPSSMEALLGLRVPTGDGTEVYVMGGPGFGQTPGTPRFRVLAGVSFGTPPAPKGPVCIAGQPHVAAECPDLDADGDGVKNSDDQCPTTAGLAQLQGCPDKDDDQDGIPNLADKCPTQAENKNGFEDEDGCPDDPDSDGDGIVDSKDQCPKEPETFNRYKDKDGCPDVEPDRDGDGIVDRLDNCPDDPGTEANGGCKEAPVARIDSGSIRIMEAVFFENNQAVIQKRSNAVLDKVAAILVSHPDIEKVRVEGHTDDTGKASYNMDLSQRRAEAVVEYLVSKGVQRERLEAKGYGPTQPIADNAKADGRAKNRRVEFKIVGEADGVQTAPASSSSPDTLRK; encoded by the coding sequence TTGTTCGCACGAAGGCATCACCTGGGGCTCGGAGGACTGGTCGTCCTCTGCGCCTTCAGCGCCCAGGCCCAGAGCAGCATCCCGGGCATTGAACTGGAGCGCCTGCAGCTCAACCCCGCCATGCGTGACAGCCTCGTGCTGTCCACCGGTGACCTGCTTCCCGCGGGCCAGTACCGCATCGGGTTGACGGCGCACTACGAGAACCGGCCCCTCGTCCTGGTGGAGAACGACGAGCGGCAGGCCGACATCATCTCCAGCCGCGTGACGGCGCATGTCAGCGCGGCGTACTCCCTCACGAACTGGCTGGAATTGGGCGCGCAGGTGCCCATCGTCGCCCAGTGGAGCCCGGAGACCACGGCGAACGGCGTGTCCCGTCCCACCACCAGCGCGCTCGGCACGCCGTGGGTCCAGGCCCGCGTGGGCTTCCTCTCCGAGAGCCGGGGCGGACCGATGGACCTGGGGCTGCACCTGAGCGCGGCCCTGCCCCTGGGCAACAAGGCCGCCCTCACCCGCGACGAGGGCTTCACCTTCTCCCCGCGCGTGGGCGCCGGCAAGCAGCTGGGCGGCACCTTCCGCGTGGGCGCGGACGTCGGCGCGCTCGTGCGCACGAAGACGTACGCGCTGACGCCGCAGACGCAGCCTTATCTGGATGAGATGGGCGTGGAGCTCAACGGCGGCGTCAACCTGTCCGCCGCCCTCTGGGGCCTGCGCGAAGAGGTCATCGTGCGCGGCACCGTCCCCACCCAGGACTCGCCCAGCTCGATGGAAGCGCTCCTGGGCCTGCGCGTCCCCACCGGTGACGGCACCGAGGTGTACGTCATGGGTGGCCCGGGCTTTGGCCAGACGCCGGGCACGCCGCGCTTCCGCGTGCTCGCCGGTGTGTCCTTCGGCACGCCGCCCGCGCCCAAGGGCCCCGTCTGTATCGCGGGCCAGCCCCACGTGGCCGCCGAGTGTCCCGACCTGGATGCCGACGGCGACGGCGTGAAGAACAGCGACGACCAGTGCCCCACGACGGCCGGCCTGGCGCAGCTCCAGGGCTGCCCGGACAAGGACGACGACCAGGACGGCATCCCCAACCTGGCGGACAAGTGTCCCACGCAGGCGGAGAACAAGAACGGCTTCGAGGACGAGGACGGCTGCCCGGACGACCCTGACTCCGACGGGGACGGCATCGTGGACTCCAAGGACCAGTGCCCCAAGGAGCCGGAGACGTTCAACCGCTACAAGGACAAGGACGGCTGCCCGGACGTGGAGCCCGACCGCGACGGCGACGGCATCGTGGACCGCCTGGACAACTGCCCTGACGACCCGGGCACCGAGGCCAACGGCGGCTGCAAGGAGGCGCCTGTCGCGCGCATCGACTCCGGCAGCATCCGCATCATGGAGGCCGTGTTCTTCGAGAACAACCAGGCCGTCATCCAGAAGCGCAGCAACGCGGTGCTCGACAAGGTCGCGGCCATCCTCGTGTCCCATCCGGACATCGAGAAGGTGCGCGTGGAGGGCCACACCGACGACACCGGCAAGGCCTCGTACAACATGGACCTGTCCCAGCGGCGCGCCGAGGCGGTGGTGGAGTACCTCGTGAGCAAGGGCGTGCAGCGCGAGCGGTTGGAGGCGAAGGGCTACGGGCCCACGCAGCCCATCGCGGACAACGCGAAGGCGGACGGCCGCGCGAAGAACCGCCGCGTCGAGTTCAAGATCGTCGGAGAGGCCGACGGCGTGCAGACCGCGCCGGCCTCCTCCTCTTCCCCCGACACCCTTCGGAAGTAA
- a CDS encoding DUF4215 domain-containing protein, whose product MALRTGLHMLALCSLFLLAGCESATSTSEPVLTSQSSELVGDGRLQPGEQCDDGNTVSGDGCSSTGTVEAGYLCNVPGNACSLASLCGNNVVNTGELCDDGDTTSGSNGCSATCDLSLCGNGAFDNRPYPSYAQEVCDDGNRFEGDGCSRQCEVEPGFACAGSPSRCVKAGVAVFNTGVDAQNRRLPTGAVDPHWFYAGTTTGAATGVRDANDWPLEMQTARFMAAQGTQTCVYQDFLIPSTTNIGQFRLRLATFNDNQFDGARVNGVAITPVTVSEPAGQPWQKNIFREFGTNAAWRPGLNRIELCNENDDNPPNAFRYLFVDAYDDRCGDGAISPREECDDGNTTNNDGCNATCGIEPGYGCAGAPSTCAKTCGNGNLNPGEQCDDGNTAANDGCNASCRVEDGYACPAPGQACAATCGNGVINAGEQCDDGNVFSSDGCSAACRIETGYSCNGAPSVCAPLCGNGVLNAGELCDDGNTNLNDGCSNACTLELGYACATPGQPCAKTCGNGNMDPGEQCDDGNLASGDGCATECRVEDGYACSTPSSGPSVCVQSCGNGTVDPNETCDDEGEASGDGCSNGCRVEPGWSCSGQPSDCVTLCGDGIRAGAETCDDGNTVAGDGCNATCAVEPGYSCPVPGTACLNTCGNGTLEAGEQCDDKNTTAGDGCNATCAVEPGYSCNGTPSTCGTTCGDGIRAGAEVCDDGNLVGGDTCSPRCLLEVGQTCTASNVCEAYCDPVSQKCVAEEPGPVTPAPVITGPAANATVTTGTPPITGTGEPGATVTVREGTTVVCTATVDASGNWTCTPTTPLVEGPHTVTATAETPTSSPSFPSTAVPFVVDSVVPDNQAPDTSIVKGPEPTTSDRTADFEYASTEEGSTFECSLDGGAWVPCQDSYTVGNGDHVLRVRAVDGSGNADETPAEYTWTVVSTRAFAGGGCSTAPDASWLALLGLMGVPGLRRRQRRAA is encoded by the coding sequence ATGGCCCTGCGCACGGGCCTGCACATGCTGGCCCTGTGTTCGCTGTTCCTCCTCGCTGGCTGCGAGTCGGCGACCTCCACCTCCGAACCCGTCCTCACGAGCCAGTCCTCCGAGCTCGTGGGTGACGGCCGGCTCCAGCCCGGCGAGCAGTGCGACGACGGCAACACGGTGAGCGGAGACGGCTGTTCGTCCACCGGCACCGTGGAGGCGGGCTACCTGTGCAACGTGCCCGGCAACGCGTGCTCGTTGGCGAGCCTGTGCGGCAACAACGTGGTGAACACCGGCGAGCTGTGCGACGACGGCGACACCACCAGCGGAAGCAACGGCTGTTCGGCCACGTGTGATTTGTCGCTGTGTGGCAACGGCGCGTTCGACAACCGCCCGTACCCGTCCTACGCGCAGGAGGTCTGCGACGATGGCAACCGCTTCGAGGGCGACGGCTGCAGCCGCCAGTGCGAGGTGGAGCCCGGCTTCGCCTGCGCGGGCAGCCCCAGCCGCTGCGTGAAGGCGGGCGTGGCGGTGTTCAACACCGGCGTGGACGCGCAGAACCGCCGCCTGCCCACGGGCGCGGTGGATCCGCACTGGTTCTACGCCGGCACCACCACCGGCGCGGCCACCGGCGTGCGCGACGCGAACGACTGGCCGCTGGAGATGCAGACCGCGCGCTTCATGGCGGCCCAGGGCACGCAGACGTGCGTGTACCAGGACTTCCTCATCCCCTCGACGACGAACATCGGCCAGTTCCGCCTGCGCCTGGCCACCTTCAATGACAACCAGTTCGACGGCGCGAGGGTGAACGGCGTGGCCATCACGCCCGTCACCGTGAGCGAGCCCGCCGGCCAGCCCTGGCAGAAGAACATCTTCCGCGAGTTCGGCACCAACGCGGCCTGGCGCCCGGGCCTCAACCGCATCGAGCTGTGCAACGAGAACGACGACAACCCGCCGAACGCCTTCCGCTACCTCTTCGTGGACGCCTACGACGACCGCTGCGGTGACGGCGCCATCTCCCCGCGCGAGGAGTGCGACGACGGCAACACCACCAACAACGACGGCTGCAACGCCACCTGCGGCATCGAGCCCGGCTACGGCTGCGCCGGTGCGCCCAGCACCTGCGCGAAGACGTGCGGCAACGGCAACCTGAACCCCGGCGAGCAGTGCGATGACGGCAACACCGCCGCCAACGACGGTTGCAACGCCAGCTGCCGCGTGGAGGACGGCTACGCCTGCCCCGCGCCGGGTCAGGCCTGCGCGGCCACCTGCGGCAACGGCGTCATCAACGCGGGTGAGCAGTGCGACGACGGCAACGTGTTCAGCTCCGATGGCTGCTCGGCGGCGTGCCGCATCGAGACGGGCTACTCCTGCAACGGCGCCCCGTCCGTCTGCGCCCCGCTGTGCGGCAACGGCGTGCTCAACGCCGGTGAGCTGTGCGACGACGGCAACACGAACCTGAACGACGGCTGCTCCAACGCCTGCACCCTGGAGCTGGGCTACGCGTGCGCCACGCCGGGCCAGCCCTGCGCGAAGACGTGCGGCAACGGCAACATGGATCCGGGCGAGCAGTGCGACGACGGCAACCTGGCCTCCGGTGACGGCTGCGCCACCGAGTGCCGCGTGGAGGACGGCTACGCCTGCTCCACGCCGTCCAGCGGCCCCTCCGTGTGCGTCCAGTCGTGCGGCAACGGCACCGTGGATCCGAACGAGACCTGCGACGATGAGGGCGAGGCGTCCGGCGATGGCTGCTCCAATGGCTGCCGCGTGGAGCCGGGCTGGAGCTGCTCGGGTCAGCCCAGCGACTGCGTCACCCTCTGCGGCGACGGCATCCGCGCGGGCGCCGAGACGTGCGACGACGGCAACACCGTGGCGGGCGATGGCTGCAACGCCACCTGCGCCGTGGAGCCGGGCTACAGCTGCCCCGTCCCCGGCACCGCGTGCCTCAACACCTGCGGCAACGGCACGCTGGAGGCCGGTGAGCAGTGCGACGACAAGAACACCACGGCGGGCGACGGCTGCAACGCCACCTGCGCCGTGGAGCCGGGCTACAGCTGCAACGGCACGCCCAGCACCTGCGGCACCACCTGCGGCGACGGCATCCGCGCGGGCGCCGAGGTGTGTGACGACGGCAACCTGGTGGGCGGCGACACCTGCTCGCCGCGCTGCCTGCTGGAGGTGGGCCAGACGTGCACCGCGTCCAACGTCTGCGAGGCGTACTGCGACCCGGTCTCCCAGAAGTGCGTGGCGGAGGAGCCCGGGCCCGTGACGCCGGCCCCGGTCATCACCGGCCCCGCGGCGAACGCCACCGTGACCACCGGGACTCCCCCCATCACCGGCACCGGCGAGCCCGGCGCGACGGTGACGGTGCGCGAGGGCACCACCGTGGTCTGCACGGCCACCGTGGACGCGTCCGGCAACTGGACCTGCACGCCCACGACGCCGCTGGTGGAGGGTCCGCACACCGTGACGGCCACTGCCGAGACGCCCACGAGCAGCCCCAGCTTCCCGTCCACCGCGGTTCCCTTCGTGGTGGACAGCGTGGTTCCGGACAACCAGGCCCCGGACACCTCCATCGTGAAGGGCCCGGAGCCGACCACCTCCGACCGCACGGCGGACTTCGAGTACGCCTCCACGGAAGAGGGCTCCACGTTCGAGTGCAGCCTCGACGGTGGTGCCTGGGTCCCGTGCCAGGACAGCTACACGGTGGGCAACGGCGACCATGTCCTGCGCGTCCGCGCGGTGGACGGCAGCGGCAACGCGGATGAGACCCCCGCGGAGTACACCTGGACGGTGGTGAGCACGCGCGCCTTCGCGGGCGGCGGGTGCAGCACCGCGCCGGATGCCTCCTGGCTGGCCCTGCTGGGCCTGATGGGAGTGCCGGGGCTGCGCCGCCGTCAGCGCCGCGCCGCATAG